The Bacillota bacterium sequence CCCATCGGCTTCTGGGCCTCGATGGCGCTGGCGACCGGCATTTTGGGAACGTTCGCGCTCGCCGCATCTCGCCGGAGCGAGCAGGTGTGGGGCCCCAGTTGCTGCCGGCTGAACTGGCTCGACCTGGCGTGGGGCGCGGGGTCGGCGCTGGTGCTGGCGGCGGTCTTCCACGTGGGCGGCTGGGTGCTGCGCAGCCTGTGGCCGGGGTCGGCCGGTTATATCGGGGCCGTGTACACCCTTGACACGTCTGTCCCGCTCGCCGTTGTTGTCGCAGCCCTGCTGGTGATCATCGGACCCGGCGAGGAACTCTTCTGGCGGCTGTTTGTCCAGGAGCGCCTGAGCGGGTGGCTCGGGCCGGGGGCCGGGTGGGCCGTCGCCACAACCA is a genomic window containing:
- a CDS encoding type II CAAX endopeptidase family protein, which gives rise to MTLAPALGGALLLWAFVFIWHPIGFWASMALATGILGTFALAASRRSEQVWGPSCCRLNWLDLAWGAGSALVLAAVFHVGGWVLRSLWPGSAGYIGAVYTLDTSVPLAVVVAALLVIIGPGEELFWRLFVQERLSGWLGPGAGWAVATTIYGGIHVLTRNPVLVLAALVAGAFWGLMWWKARRPWALIVSHAVWDVLMFVVWPV